Proteins encoded by one window of Bradyrhizobium sp. B097:
- a CDS encoding Xaa-Pro peptidase family protein, with product MTETSIENTTLVKPEFTQEEYKQRRQRAAALMKSQGIDALVLNSEANNRYFTGHATGRWLNRTRPIFLIITKEAAATILCSTKSEQDTALMTTGGGCEIKVFGGTGHDLNPGLKGLVDELQALGLSKARVAAELGIHHRPQLPPLAFDWLRAALPQMILEDGSDLLWRVRAIKSAGEIGYMKTAIGITHRMYDKVPEWLGTAKTEREVFTRVGLDLLTLGGETVGYRCVNTVGQPWDGGYTDRSIRRDSVIFIDACCSVAGYWSDFCRVFAVGAPTPDEEDTYKRLWDITSEEIAAVRPGMTINQLYSAARGSTERMTSGALPTLGRVGHSIGLEIVEPPSICAEQDWVIEPGMVLCIEPSLTTSSGNQLVAEEMVAVRENGAELLTRRAPERIRRV from the coding sequence ATGACCGAAACGTCAATCGAGAATACCACGCTGGTCAAGCCAGAGTTTACTCAGGAAGAATACAAGCAGCGGCGCCAGCGCGCGGCTGCCTTGATGAAGTCTCAGGGTATCGACGCTCTGGTACTCAATTCTGAGGCCAATAACCGCTATTTCACGGGTCACGCGACCGGGCGATGGCTGAACCGAACCCGCCCGATTTTTCTTATCATTACGAAAGAAGCGGCTGCGACGATCCTCTGCTCCACGAAGAGCGAGCAAGATACGGCGCTCATGACCACTGGCGGTGGTTGCGAAATCAAGGTTTTCGGCGGCACCGGTCACGATTTGAACCCGGGACTCAAAGGTCTTGTGGATGAACTGCAGGCCCTCGGGCTTAGTAAGGCTCGTGTCGCCGCAGAACTGGGGATCCATCACCGTCCGCAGCTCCCCCCCTTGGCGTTCGATTGGCTGCGTGCGGCTCTCCCGCAGATGATCCTTGAAGACGGCAGCGATCTTCTCTGGCGCGTGCGAGCGATCAAATCGGCCGGCGAAATCGGATACATGAAGACTGCGATCGGCATCACGCATCGCATGTATGATAAGGTACCCGAGTGGTTGGGAACGGCGAAAACTGAGCGGGAGGTATTTACTCGCGTCGGACTAGATCTCCTCACGCTCGGAGGAGAGACCGTCGGATATCGGTGCGTTAACACCGTTGGCCAGCCTTGGGACGGGGGCTACACGGATCGGTCAATCCGACGCGACAGCGTGATCTTCATCGACGCTTGCTGCAGTGTAGCCGGTTATTGGTCGGACTTCTGCCGGGTATTCGCAGTTGGGGCTCCGACGCCTGACGAAGAGGATACTTACAAGCGCCTGTGGGACATCACGAGCGAAGAAATCGCAGCGGTGCGACCCGGCATGACCATCAACCAGCTCTACTCAGCCGCTCGTGGGTCCACTGAACGAATGACAAGCGGCGCACTACCGACACTTGGCCGTGTGGGGCATTCGATCGGTCTTGAAATCGTGGAGCCGCCATCGATTTGCGCGGAACAGGATTGGGTAATTGAGCCGGGAATGGTTTTGTGTATCGAGCCAAGCCTGACTACCTCGAGCGGGAACCAATTAGTCGCGGAGGAAATGGTGGCAGTGAGGGAGAACGGCGCTGAATTGCTGACCAGGCGCGCTCCAGAGCGAATCCGGCGTGTATAG
- a CDS encoding amidase, with product MTPQFTIAEASRLFEARKLSPVELTQDCFRRIGAADDQLNSFLLLTEERAMEDARASERRWSSGQPKGKLDGIPIAHKDAFDTAGIRTTWNSRILQDNVPAEDAVAVRNLAEAGTVLMGKLGTYEFGLGGPSFDLPWPPPRNPWNPDYSPAGSSSGTAVAVAAGFILGGTGSDTSGSIRGPASVCGIAGIKPTYGLIDARGILPLSFTLDHAGPMAWTAEDCAFLLEAMEARSSNEPGLRRPVADFTSGIHAGIKGLRVGVIRHFHEVDAPVSAATRTGIEEGLGVLRELGSTVTDVKLSPLSDYHACCTLICFAEGYAVHKPWLTTRYYDYSEFFRDRVGLGALITGDQYVDALRRQRELCLEMAAATADVDVLVTKSQATEAIPFEAVQKWSTWEKVSFNIPFNVTGYPAISVCSGLGEGGLPVSMQLVAKPYCEPLLLRMAHAFESATSWRRKRPPLLRSKGQLRNE from the coding sequence ATGACACCGCAATTCACGATCGCGGAAGCGTCTCGGCTGTTTGAGGCACGGAAACTTTCGCCGGTCGAGCTGACGCAGGACTGCTTTCGCCGGATTGGCGCTGCGGACGATCAGCTTAATAGCTTTTTGCTCCTGACCGAAGAACGAGCGATGGAGGATGCCCGCGCGTCGGAGCGGCGCTGGAGCAGCGGTCAGCCCAAGGGCAAGCTGGATGGCATTCCCATCGCTCACAAGGATGCCTTTGACACGGCCGGAATACGGACGACCTGGAACTCCCGCATCCTGCAGGACAACGTTCCGGCCGAAGATGCGGTTGCCGTTCGCAATCTGGCCGAGGCAGGCACCGTGCTCATGGGCAAACTCGGGACTTATGAATTCGGCCTGGGCGGTCCGTCCTTTGACCTTCCTTGGCCGCCGCCTCGTAATCCCTGGAATCCAGACTACAGCCCCGCAGGAAGTAGCAGCGGGACGGCCGTCGCTGTGGCCGCCGGCTTCATTTTGGGCGGCACGGGATCTGACACGAGCGGTTCCATCCGTGGGCCTGCGTCGGTATGCGGGATCGCCGGGATCAAACCCACTTATGGGCTGATCGATGCTCGCGGCATTCTCCCGCTTTCTTTCACTTTGGATCATGCTGGGCCTATGGCGTGGACAGCGGAGGATTGCGCGTTCCTGCTGGAGGCGATGGAGGCTCGTAGCTCGAATGAGCCAGGTCTCCGCCGTCCCGTCGCTGACTTCACTTCCGGGATTCACGCCGGGATCAAGGGATTGCGGGTTGGCGTAATTCGTCATTTTCATGAAGTCGATGCCCCTGTTAGCGCGGCCACTCGGACGGGCATCGAAGAAGGCTTAGGAGTGCTGCGCGAACTCGGCTCCACAGTAACCGATGTAAAGCTGTCGCCCCTAAGTGATTATCACGCGTGTTGCACCCTGATCTGCTTTGCGGAAGGCTATGCGGTTCATAAGCCGTGGCTGACGACCCGTTATTATGACTATAGCGAGTTCTTTCGCGACCGCGTCGGGCTTGGTGCACTGATAACTGGCGATCAGTACGTCGATGCGCTGCGTCGGCAGCGCGAGTTGTGCCTTGAAATGGCAGCGGCTACGGCGGACGTCGACGTACTTGTCACGAAATCACAAGCGACGGAAGCAATACCATTCGAAGCCGTGCAGAAATGGTCCACGTGGGAGAAGGTTAGTTTCAATATACCCTTTAACGTGACCGGCTATCCGGCGATCTCTGTTTGCTCCGGATTGGGCGAGGGCGGCTTGCCGGTCTCGATGCAGCTGGTAGCCAAGCCGTACTGCGAACCTCTCCTGCTGCGGATGGCCCATGCTTTTGAGAGCGCTACATCCTGGCGTCGGAAGCGACCTCCCTTGCTCAGGAGCAAGGGGCAGCTCCGCAACGAATAG
- a CDS encoding amidohydrolase family protein, translating to MQAVRELERAVKELGLRGLNLQCFEHRLPINDKLMYPLYAKCVELDIPVNIHCGINFSMQTTMAYGQPFLLDEVLTHFPDLRVCAAPPGWPWVQELLGVAWKHPTLFIGLVMVKPKLLAVANSGYESLLQYGRTLLTDRIIFGSGFPRLSPGQAVREIDALGLPDDVKDLWLYQNAKRFLRL from the coding sequence ATGCAGGCAGTCCGCGAGCTGGAACGGGCAGTCAAAGAACTGGGGCTGCGTGGTCTCAACCTTCAGTGCTTTGAGCACAGACTTCCGATCAACGACAAACTGATGTACCCTCTCTATGCCAAATGCGTAGAGCTGGACATACCAGTCAATATCCACTGCGGCATCAACTTCTCCATGCAGACTACCATGGCTTACGGTCAGCCATTTCTGCTGGATGAAGTCCTAACGCACTTCCCGGATCTGCGCGTCTGTGCGGCACCTCCGGGTTGGCCATGGGTGCAGGAGCTGCTCGGCGTGGCGTGGAAGCATCCAACGCTTTTTATTGGCTTGGTGATGGTCAAGCCGAAGCTGCTGGCGGTTGCGAATTCCGGGTATGAATCACTGTTGCAGTACGGTCGAACACTCCTAACGGACCGGATTATTTTCGGCTCCGGGTTCCCGCGACTATCACCTGGGCAGGCTGTGCGAGAAATCGATGCGCTTGGTCTGCCGGACGACGTCAAAGATCTGTGGCTTTACCAGAATGCCAAGCGGTTTCTGCGGCTGTGA
- a CDS encoding Crp/Fnr family transcriptional regulator, with amino-acid sequence MTDYVSAGSNGSAGFAQPLLSGEGTGRIPVRSFVKNEILARLSCQGLSEIGRCLEPIVLKERMVLQEPRRKLDYVYFIESGLVSLRIAAAGAIVETAVIGYRGAVGASRLVGGHVSTHQSVVLFPGTAHRIDVEALRGLMNARPEILDRLAWYVQALGLHCAQTGFCGVCHNREKRLATWLCLASDAIDAQVLPVTHDYLSSVLGLRRAGITETLNLFEELGLIQKTRGVLQIGNRDSLEHRTCCCYKLISAAYSSTDTELARF; translated from the coding sequence ATGACCGACTATGTGTCTGCCGGCTCCAACGGGTCTGCAGGGTTCGCACAACCACTCCTGTCTGGCGAGGGAACGGGGCGCATTCCTGTGAGGTCATTTGTTAAAAATGAAATCTTAGCTAGGCTTTCGTGTCAGGGCCTCTCGGAGATCGGCAGGTGCCTTGAACCCATTGTCCTGAAAGAACGCATGGTCCTTCAGGAGCCGAGAAGAAAACTTGATTATGTTTACTTCATAGAATCGGGGCTTGTCTCGCTGAGGATAGCTGCGGCGGGAGCGATTGTTGAAACAGCAGTCATTGGATATCGGGGCGCCGTCGGCGCTTCGCGGTTGGTCGGAGGCCATGTTTCCACCCATCAATCTGTCGTCCTCTTTCCTGGTACGGCGCACAGAATCGATGTTGAGGCTCTACGTGGGCTGATGAATGCGCGGCCCGAAATCCTCGATCGTCTCGCATGGTACGTCCAAGCTCTTGGTTTGCATTGCGCGCAGACTGGATTTTGCGGGGTTTGTCACAACCGCGAAAAGCGCCTAGCAACTTGGCTTTGCTTGGCAAGCGACGCTATTGACGCACAGGTTCTTCCAGTCACCCATGATTATCTTTCGTCTGTCTTAGGCTTGCGGCGCGCGGGAATTACAGAGACGCTGAACCTATTCGAAGAGCTGGGATTGATTCAGAAGACGCGCGGCGTACTGCAAATCGGAAACCGGGATAGCCTCGAGCACAGGACGTGCTGTTGCTACAAGCTCATTTCGGCCGCTTACTCGAGTACGGACACCGAGCTTGCTCGGTTTTAA
- a CDS encoding nitroreductase family protein — protein sequence MTTQEHASKIRTPEHPADPIFINRWSPRGFTDNEIPEGVLNTCFEAARWAPSTFNSQPWRFLYALRGQPELEAFLAPLVDFNRGWAQHAAALIYLLSSKEFTPHGKTERQFSRTHSFDSGSAWANFANQATAAGWAAHGMTGFDAEKARTELRVPEGFSVEIAIAVGRKGDGAHLPLGLLKREQPSGRLPVGEFVGRGFFPERFRR from the coding sequence GTGACCACTCAAGAGCATGCATCCAAAATCCGTACCCCCGAGCATCCTGCGGACCCAATTTTTATCAATCGCTGGTCGCCGCGTGGGTTCACCGACAATGAAATCCCGGAAGGAGTTCTGAACACCTGCTTTGAGGCCGCTCGGTGGGCGCCATCGACTTTTAACTCCCAGCCATGGCGCTTTCTCTATGCCTTGCGCGGCCAGCCGGAACTCGAAGCCTTCCTTGCACCTCTGGTCGACTTCAACCGAGGTTGGGCGCAACATGCGGCGGCTTTGATCTACCTGTTGTCGAGCAAGGAGTTCACCCCACATGGCAAGACCGAACGACAGTTCTCGCGCACGCATTCCTTCGACAGCGGATCGGCCTGGGCCAACTTTGCCAACCAAGCAACGGCCGCAGGCTGGGCCGCCCACGGCATGACTGGATTTGACGCAGAGAAAGCGCGCACTGAGCTGCGGGTGCCTGAGGGTTTTTCGGTAGAGATTGCGATCGCCGTTGGACGCAAGGGCGACGGCGCACACTTGCCGCTCGGTCTACTGAAGCGTGAACAGCCGAGTGGACGATTGCCCGTCGGTGAGTTTGTCGGGCGCGGCTTCTTTCCTGAGCGATTTAGACGTTGA
- a CDS encoding IS3 family transposase (programmed frameshift), which translates to MQERQRRSFTEEYKRQAAELVVSSGRSITSVGKELGLRDSVLRRWVEKLRHVPASATRRPATQAAPMPADQAAEIARLREENERLRMERDILKKSNRDLCRNTDMSFRFIEDHRDAYPVRLMCAVLGVSAAGYYAWRERPASARTTTNTALLASIRQVHQDSGGRYGSPRIHAAMRAQGGGVSRGRIERLMHRHGIRAIMAAPRRVRTTDSRHGMPIASNLIERHFAAAAPNLIWLADITYIPTAEGWLYLAAIMDLFSRKIVGWAMRDHMQVELASSALTMAIRQQRPEAGLIHHSDRGVQYASQDYRAVLSTAGITASMSRKADCYDNAPMESFFHTLKTELVHHRQYETRAETQRDIFTFIEGFYNRIRLHSAIGYIAPIEMELKTA; encoded by the exons ATGCAAGAGCGTCAACGTCGGTCGTTTACCGAGGAGTACAAGCGGCAGGCCGCTGAACTGGTGGTCTCGAGTGGTCGGTCGATCACGTCGGTCGGCAAGGAACTCGGTCTGCGCGACTCGGTATTGCGGCGCTGGGTGGAGAAGCTGCGGCATGTGCCGGCATCGGCGACGCGGCGCCCCGCGACGCAGGCGGCGCCGATGCCGGCGGACCAGGCTGCCGAGATCGCCCGGCTGCGCGAGGAGAACGAGCGGCTGCGCATGGAACGGGACATTCTAAAAAAGTCGA ATCGCGATCTTTGCCGGAACACGGACATGAGCTTCCGCTTCATCGAGGACCATCGCGATGCCTATCCGGTGCGGCTGATGTGCGCTGTGCTCGGGGTCTCGGCGGCCGGCTATTACGCTTGGCGGGAGCGGCCGGCGAGCGCCCGTACAACCACTAATACTGCGCTCCTGGCTTCGATCCGACAGGTCCATCAGGACAGCGGCGGCCGCTATGGCAGCCCACGCATCCATGCCGCGATGCGGGCGCAGGGAGGTGGCGTCAGTCGTGGCCGGATCGAACGCTTGATGCATCGGCACGGCATCCGCGCCATCATGGCAGCACCGCGTCGCGTTCGGACCACCGACAGCCGTCATGGCATGCCGATCGCGTCGAACCTCATCGAACGTCACTTTGCAGCTGCGGCTCCGAACCTAATCTGGCTCGCCGATATCACCTACATTCCGACGGCAGAGGGCTGGCTCTATCTGGCAGCCATCATGGACCTCTTCAGCCGCAAAATCGTCGGCTGGGCGATGCGCGATCACATGCAGGTCGAACTCGCCTCGTCCGCCTTGACCATGGCGATCCGCCAGCAGCGGCCGGAGGCCGGATTGATCCATCATTCCGATCGCGGCGTGCAGTACGCTTCACAGGACTATCGCGCGGTCCTGTCGACCGCCGGCATCACCGCATCGATGAGCCGCAAGGCCGACTGCTACGACAATGCCCCGATGGAAAGCTTCTTCCATACCCTGAAGACCGAGCTCGTTCATCATCGCCAATACGAGACCCGCGCCGAGACCCAGCGCGACATCTTCACCTTCATCGAGGGCTTCTACAATCGGATCCGTCTCCACTCCGCCATCGGATATATCGCCCCGATCGAAATGGAGCTAAAAACAGCTTAA
- a CDS encoding recombinase family protein: MARYSIGSITRLLNERKSPTAKETGRWERSTVWAMLRNPAYKGTACFG, translated from the coding sequence CTGGCGCGATACAGCATCGGCTCCATCACGCGCCTGCTCAATGAACGCAAGAGTCCGACAGCCAAAGAAACAGGCCGCTGGGAACGCTCGACCGTCTGGGCGATGCTGCGCAATCCCGCGTATAAAGGAACGGCCTGCTTTGGCTAG
- a CDS encoding recombinase family protein — MPAEWAIEDDGRSGASLLRPGLERLRDLAAEGRIEAVLFYAPDRLSGRMRIKSFLAKSSRAPTSRYCSFARDGPRRRQTSSCCSFQGMIAE, encoded by the coding sequence GTGCCGGCGGAATGGGCGATCGAAGACGACGGCCGTAGCGGCGCGAGCTTGTTGCGCCCTGGGCTTGAACGACTGCGCGATCTCGCCGCAGAAGGGCGGATCGAAGCCGTGCTCTTCTACGCTCCCGATCGGCTGAGCGGGCGCATGCGCATCAAATCCTTCTTGGCGAAGAGCTCGCGGGCGCCGACGTCGAGGTATTGTTCATTCGCTCGAGACGGGCCGCGACGCCGGCAGACGAGCTCCTGCTGCAGTTTTCAAGGCATGATCGCCGAGTAA
- a CDS encoding SDR family NAD(P)-dependent oxidoreductase translates to MRRFLIDGHRVAFVATSVAHVGRALDTLTGSEDRLYAEAIDVTRESELECFIDRIRARWGEIAILVNNAGISPKRLDQNAPWLSQISLEEWTRVLDVNLKSPFNLIRLLAPAMTLMRYGRVINVGSLAGRAMPLIAGPHYAASKAGLVGLTRAAARDLAAHGITVNCIAPGRVLSDLTGPAEAAVNRSALSRIPVGRFGTAEEIAHVAAFLASPMAGFVTGITIDVTGGEFAA, encoded by the coding sequence GTGCGCCGTTTCTTAATTGATGGCCACCGTGTGGCTTTCGTGGCTACAAGCGTTGCGCATGTGGGGCGGGCGCTTGACACTCTTACCGGTTCGGAAGATCGGCTTTATGCTGAGGCGATCGATGTAACGAGAGAAAGCGAATTAGAATGCTTTATTGATCGTATCCGGGCGCGTTGGGGCGAGATTGCGATTCTAGTAAACAACGCTGGAATCTCCCCCAAGCGGCTAGATCAGAATGCACCCTGGCTGTCGCAGATATCGCTTGAGGAATGGACGCGGGTCCTCGATGTCAACCTCAAGAGTCCCTTCAACCTCATACGGCTCTTAGCGCCAGCGATGACTCTGATGAGATATGGACGCGTCATCAATGTCGGGTCACTCGCCGGCCGCGCCATGCCTCTGATCGCAGGGCCGCATTACGCAGCGTCGAAAGCAGGATTGGTCGGATTGACCCGTGCGGCCGCGCGAGATCTCGCTGCCCACGGCATCACAGTCAATTGCATCGCTCCTGGGCGTGTTCTCAGTGACCTGACTGGGCCAGCCGAGGCCGCGGTCAATCGCTCTGCCCTCAGTCGGATTCCAGTTGGCCGTTTCGGCACAGCTGAAGAGATTGCGCACGTCGCAGCGTTTCTGGCTTCGCCGATGGCGGGCTTTGTAACCGGTATAACCATCGACGTCACAGGCGGCGAGTTTGCCGCCTGA